A region of Streptomyces sp. TG1A-60 DNA encodes the following proteins:
- a CDS encoding aldo/keto reductase, with protein sequence MEERAFGRSGQQASVVGLGTWQLGADWGDVDDKEALAVLEAAVESGVTFFDTADVYGDGRSEQTIATFLRARPDLDVFVATKMGRRVDQIPENYVLDNFRAWNDRSRRNLGTDRLDLVQLHCPPTPVYSSDEVFDALDTLVAEERVAAYGVSVETCAEALTAIARPNVASVQIILNPFRMKPLIDVLPAAERAGVAVIARVPLASGLLSGRYTKDTVFAANDHRTYNRQGESFDQGETFSGVDYATGVEAAVEFAALAPEGFTPAQSALRWIIQSAGVTTVIPGARTPEQARANAAAAALPPLSDGTLTAIRELYDRRIKEQVEGRW encoded by the coding sequence ATGGAAGAACGCGCATTCGGTAGGTCGGGTCAACAGGCGTCCGTGGTCGGTCTCGGCACGTGGCAGCTGGGCGCGGACTGGGGAGACGTCGACGACAAGGAAGCCCTGGCGGTGCTGGAGGCGGCTGTCGAGTCGGGGGTGACCTTCTTCGACACGGCCGACGTCTACGGGGACGGCCGCAGCGAACAGACCATCGCCACATTCCTGCGCGCCCGGCCCGATCTCGATGTGTTCGTCGCGACGAAGATGGGCCGTCGCGTGGACCAGATCCCCGAGAACTACGTCCTCGACAACTTCCGGGCCTGGAACGACCGGTCCCGCCGCAACCTCGGCACGGACCGTCTCGACCTGGTTCAGCTGCACTGCCCGCCCACGCCCGTCTACTCCTCCGACGAGGTGTTCGACGCCCTGGACACCCTGGTCGCGGAGGAGCGCGTCGCCGCGTACGGCGTCAGCGTGGAGACCTGCGCCGAGGCACTGACGGCGATCGCCCGGCCGAACGTGGCGAGCGTGCAGATCATCCTCAACCCGTTCCGCATGAAGCCGCTTATCGACGTCCTCCCGGCGGCCGAGAGGGCGGGTGTCGCCGTCATCGCGCGCGTTCCGCTCGCCTCGGGGCTGCTGTCGGGCAGGTATACGAAGGACACGGTCTTCGCCGCGAACGACCACCGTACGTACAACCGGCAGGGCGAGTCCTTCGACCAGGGCGAGACCTTCTCCGGGGTCGACTACGCGACGGGCGTCGAGGCTGCCGTCGAGTTCGCCGCGCTCGCCCCCGAGGGCTTCACCCCGGCCCAGTCGGCGCTGCGTTGGATCATCCAGTCGGCGGGCGTCACGACCGTCATCCCGGGCGCCCGCACTCCGGAGCAGGCCCGCGCCAACGCGGCTGCCGCCGCGCTGCCGCCGCTGTCGGACGGGACGCTCACCGCGATCCGGGAGCTGTACGACCGCCGGATCAAGGAGCAGGTGGAAGGCCGCTGGTGA
- a CDS encoding FAD-dependent oxidoreductase → MPRPLRVAIVGAGPAGIYAADALLKSDVATEPGVSIDLYERMPAPFGLIRYGVAPDHPRIKGIITALHQVLDKPQIRLFGNVDYPADINLDDLRAFYDAVVFSTGATADRALDIPGIGLDGSYGAADFVSWYDGHPDVPRTWPLEAEKVAVLGVGNVALDVARILAKTADELLPTEIPANVYEGLKANKALEIHVFGRRGPAQAKFSPMELRELDHSPTIEVIVDPEDIDYDEGSIATRRGNKQADMVAKTLENWAIRDVGDRPHKLFLHFFESPTEILGEDGKVVGLRTERTALDGTGNVKGTGEFKDWDVTGVYRAVGYLSDKLPKLPWDVESGTVPDEGGRVVEETGAHLQSTYVTGWIRRGPVGLIGHTKGDANETVANLLDDFANGRLHEPSAPAPEAVDAFLAERNVRFTTWEGWYKLDAAEKALGEPQGRARVKIVEREDMLRESGA, encoded by the coding sequence ATGCCCCGCCCTCTGCGGGTAGCCATTGTCGGAGCCGGACCCGCCGGGATCTACGCCGCCGACGCGCTGCTGAAGTCCGACGTGGCCACCGAGCCCGGTGTGTCCATCGACCTCTACGAGCGGATGCCCGCCCCGTTCGGACTGATCCGTTACGGCGTGGCCCCCGACCACCCCCGCATCAAGGGCATCATCACGGCCCTGCACCAGGTGCTCGACAAGCCGCAGATCCGTCTTTTCGGCAACGTCGACTACCCGGCGGACATCAACCTGGACGATCTGCGCGCGTTCTACGACGCCGTGGTCTTCTCCACGGGCGCGACGGCCGACCGCGCGCTCGACATCCCCGGCATCGGCCTCGACGGCTCGTACGGCGCGGCCGACTTCGTCTCCTGGTACGACGGCCACCCGGACGTCCCGCGCACCTGGCCCCTGGAGGCCGAGAAGGTCGCCGTTCTCGGTGTCGGCAACGTCGCGCTCGACGTGGCCCGCATCCTCGCCAAGACGGCCGACGAGCTGCTGCCGACGGAGATCCCGGCGAACGTCTACGAAGGCCTGAAGGCCAACAAGGCGCTGGAGATCCACGTCTTCGGCCGCCGCGGCCCGGCACAGGCGAAGTTCTCCCCCATGGAGCTGCGGGAGCTGGACCACTCCCCCACCATCGAGGTCATCGTCGACCCCGAGGACATCGACTACGACGAGGGCTCCATCGCGACCCGGCGCGGCAACAAGCAGGCCGACATGGTCGCCAAGACCCTGGAGAACTGGGCGATCCGCGACGTCGGCGACCGTCCGCACAAACTGTTCCTGCACTTCTTCGAGTCGCCCACCGAGATCCTCGGCGAGGACGGCAAGGTCGTCGGTCTGCGCACCGAGCGCACCGCCCTCGACGGCACCGGCAACGTCAAGGGCACCGGCGAGTTCAAGGACTGGGACGTCACCGGCGTCTACCGCGCGGTCGGCTACCTCTCGGACAAGCTGCCCAAGCTGCCCTGGGACGTCGAGTCGGGCACGGTCCCGGACGAGGGCGGCCGGGTCGTCGAGGAGACCGGCGCGCACCTGCAGTCGACGTACGTCACCGGCTGGATCCGGCGCGGTCCGGTGGGCCTCATCGGGCACACCAAGGGCGACGCCAACGAGACCGTCGCCAACCTCCTGGACGACTTCGCGAACGGCCGTCTCCACGAGCCCTCCGCGCCCGCCCCGGAGGCCGTCGACGCCTTCCTCGCGGAGCGGAACGTCCGCTTCACGACGTGGGAGGGCTGGTACAAGCTGGACGCCGCCGAGAAGGCGCTGGGCGAGCCGCAGGGCCGCGCGCGCGTGAAAATCGTCGAGCGCGAGGACATGCTGCGCGAGAGCGGCGCGTAG
- a CDS encoding L-threonylcarbamoyladenylate synthase, protein MAKYFDVHPDNPQPRAIGQVADSIRAGGLIAYPTDSCFALGCRLGSRDGIDRIRSIRQLDSRHHFTLVCENFAQLGQFVHVDNDVFRAVKASTPGSYTFILPATREVPRKLLHPKKRTVGVRIPDHRVTQALLAELGEPLVSSTLLLPDEEEPLTQGWEIKERLDHLVDAVVDSGDCGTEPTTVIDFSSGEAEIIRKGAGDVSRFE, encoded by the coding sequence ATGGCCAAGTACTTCGACGTGCATCCCGACAATCCCCAGCCGCGCGCCATCGGTCAGGTGGCCGACAGCATCCGCGCGGGTGGGCTGATCGCGTATCCGACCGACTCCTGCTTCGCACTGGGGTGCCGGCTGGGCAGTCGTGACGGCATCGATCGGATCCGTTCGATCCGGCAGCTCGACAGCCGTCACCACTTCACCCTGGTGTGCGAGAACTTCGCGCAGCTGGGCCAGTTCGTACACGTCGACAACGACGTGTTCCGCGCCGTGAAGGCCTCGACGCCCGGCAGTTACACCTTCATCCTCCCCGCGACGAGGGAGGTCCCCCGCAAGCTCCTCCACCCCAAGAAGCGGACCGTCGGCGTGCGCATCCCCGACCACCGGGTGACCCAGGCCCTGCTCGCCGAGCTCGGCGAACCGCTTGTCTCCAGCACGCTGCTGCTGCCCGACGAGGAGGAGCCGCTGACCCAGGGCTGGGAGATCAAGGAACGCCTCGACCATCTGGTCGACGCCGTGGTGGACTCCGGTGACTGCGGCACGGAACCGACGACCGTCATCGACTTCTCCAGCGGCGAGGCCGAGATCATCCGCAAGGGCGCGGGCGACGTCTCACGGTTCGAGTGA
- a CDS encoding DUF6745 domain-containing protein: MTDQLSWRAVAAATGAGDRARAEAGVRLAYRRAGLREPERIAWARSPLEAVRLLSGAPAQDGGPLPVTGPSVRDAVRTGPVAAGRDRLHTRLGPTGWSDHWRATGAVLWETTRPLVDRVRAGVVEALAPAGREEEIHVRLLLLDAVLGQHDAAWLAALDAASDTDSRLDGLTEVARTAGWWWPYENVAVVAERPVELHRDEAGRLDRGDGPALAYADGFALHAWRGLPVPGGFLDRLGALTPAEIRAEENAELRRVMLEHYGYDRYLEESGAKPVHRDESGVLWRIALPGDEDVVMVEVVNSTPEPDGTSRTYWLRVPPTTTTAREGVAWTFGLSAEAYEPLRQT, encoded by the coding sequence GTGACGGACCAGCTGAGCTGGCGGGCGGTGGCGGCGGCGACCGGAGCGGGCGACCGGGCACGGGCCGAGGCGGGCGTACGGCTCGCCTATCGGCGGGCGGGGCTGCGGGAGCCCGAGCGGATCGCGTGGGCCCGCTCGCCCCTGGAAGCGGTACGCCTGCTGTCGGGAGCACCGGCTCAGGACGGCGGGCCGCTGCCGGTGACCGGGCCGAGCGTCCGCGACGCCGTCCGCACCGGACCGGTCGCCGCCGGGCGCGACCGGCTGCACACGCGGCTGGGGCCCACCGGCTGGAGCGATCACTGGCGGGCGACGGGCGCCGTCCTGTGGGAGACGACCCGGCCGCTCGTCGACCGCGTCCGCGCCGGCGTCGTCGAAGCCCTGGCCCCCGCCGGCCGTGAGGAGGAGATCCACGTCCGGCTCCTCCTCCTGGACGCCGTCCTCGGCCAGCACGACGCGGCCTGGCTGGCCGCCCTCGACGCGGCGTCGGACACCGACTCCCGCCTCGACGGACTCACCGAGGTTGCCCGTACGGCCGGCTGGTGGTGGCCGTACGAGAACGTCGCGGTCGTCGCCGAGCGGCCCGTGGAGCTCCACCGCGACGAGGCGGGCCGCCTGGACCGGGGCGACGGACCCGCGCTCGCCTACGCCGACGGCTTCGCCCTGCACGCCTGGCGCGGTCTGCCCGTACCCGGTGGATTCCTCGACCGGCTGGGCGCGTTGACCCCCGCGGAGATCCGCGCGGAGGAGAACGCCGAGCTGCGCCGCGTGATGCTGGAGCACTACGGCTACGACCGCTACCTGGAGGAGTCCGGGGCGAAACCGGTGCACCGTGACGAGAGCGGTGTGCTGTGGCGGATAGCCCTGCCCGGCGACGAGGACGTGGTGATGGTGGAGGTCGTCAACTCCACGCCCGAGCCGGACGGCACCAGCCGTACCTACTGGCTGCGGGTGCCGCCCACGACGACCACGGCCCGGGAGGGGGTGGCCTGGACGTTCGGCCTGAGCGCCGAGGCGTACGAGCCGCTCCGGCAGACCTGA
- a CDS encoding STM4015 family protein, giving the protein MTIGSHLREFHDLPVHEFPDSVSGPEDAGDLPAPESVAWRIAVQTYDSEEEWEDAFARFLASVDTTGVRAVVVGAWSEAYDKGPEKVIEALVAAKDRLPALRALFLGDIVMEECEISWINQGDVSPLLNTFSELEEFGVRGGQGLVFPAVRHERLRTLAVETGGMPAEAVRGVAASDLPALVHLDLWLGTSEYGGDSEVADLAPILAGTRLPALRHLALRNSETQDDICAALAAAPVVARLDVLDVSMGVLTDDGATALLTGQPLTHLTELDLHHNYLSSAMRDRLRDSLEAEGVQVDVDVDDAESDEDDDGTVWRFVAVGE; this is encoded by the coding sequence ATGACCATCGGGAGCCATCTGAGAGAGTTCCACGACCTGCCGGTGCACGAGTTCCCCGACTCGGTGAGCGGTCCCGAGGACGCCGGGGACCTGCCCGCTCCCGAGTCGGTGGCCTGGCGCATCGCCGTGCAGACGTACGACAGCGAGGAGGAGTGGGAGGACGCGTTCGCCCGGTTCCTCGCCTCCGTCGACACCACCGGGGTGCGGGCGGTGGTCGTGGGTGCCTGGAGCGAAGCGTACGACAAGGGCCCGGAGAAGGTGATCGAGGCCCTGGTGGCGGCCAAGGACCGGCTGCCCGCGCTGCGCGCGCTGTTCCTCGGCGACATCGTGATGGAGGAGTGCGAGATCTCCTGGATCAACCAGGGCGATGTGAGCCCGCTGCTGAACACCTTCAGCGAGTTGGAGGAGTTCGGTGTGCGCGGCGGCCAGGGGCTCGTCTTCCCGGCGGTGCGGCACGAGCGGCTGCGGACGCTGGCGGTGGAGACCGGCGGCATGCCCGCCGAGGCGGTCCGGGGCGTCGCGGCAAGCGATCTGCCGGCCCTCGTCCACCTGGACCTGTGGCTCGGCACGTCCGAGTACGGCGGCGACTCGGAGGTGGCCGACCTGGCACCGATCCTCGCGGGCACCCGGCTGCCGGCCCTCAGGCATCTGGCGCTGCGCAACAGCGAGACGCAGGACGACATCTGTGCGGCGCTCGCCGCCGCCCCGGTGGTGGCCCGTCTCGACGTCCTCGACGTGTCGATGGGCGTCCTCACCGACGACGGCGCGACGGCCCTGCTCACCGGCCAGCCGCTCACCCACCTCACCGAGCTGGACCTGCACCACAACTACCTCAGTTCGGCGATGCGCGACCGCCTCCGCGACTCGCTGGAGGCCGAGGGGGTCCAGGTCGACGTCGATGTCGACGACGCCGAGTCGGACGAGGACGACGACGGCACGGTCTGGCGCTTCGTCGCGGTCGGCGAGTGA
- a CDS encoding STM4014 family protein has product MSGWTGAAGAGPGPHRWVVVGNGENRRVGLFAAAAEAAGVGVPRVVEWRDVLRDGGHDFAADEVVRLDSPGENAEVDRLLRGVDDPTRVEGSALWYARFLAAVRSLRGGVRLDGTADLAVLFDKRLCHARLDAAGVPVPPSPTSGGVLPVRGWDDVRAVMREHGMPRVFVKPAHGSSASGVLAVESAAGGRIRATTPVEVASGRPPALLRLHNSLRVRRYTDEREIAGIVDVLAADGLHIERWLPKASAHGRSADLRVLVVAGRSTHAVVRTSRFPLTNLHLGGARGDLASVVDAAGDRWRQALDICERAAACFPDTLCVGVDLLPAIGWRRFAVGEVNAFGDLLPRLTGLPGGPADGLGTYAAQLAAVRGALSPPPSHAPQARKDHAPI; this is encoded by the coding sequence GTGTCCGGTTGGACCGGTGCGGCGGGCGCGGGGCCCGGCCCGCACAGGTGGGTGGTCGTCGGGAACGGGGAGAACCGGCGGGTCGGGCTGTTCGCCGCTGCGGCCGAGGCGGCCGGCGTGGGCGTGCCGCGTGTCGTCGAATGGCGGGACGTGCTGCGCGACGGCGGCCACGACTTCGCCGCCGACGAGGTGGTACGGCTGGACTCGCCGGGTGAGAACGCCGAGGTGGACCGGCTGCTGCGGGGCGTCGACGATCCGACTCGGGTGGAGGGCTCGGCCCTCTGGTACGCCCGGTTCCTGGCCGCGGTGCGGTCGTTGCGGGGCGGGGTGCGGCTGGACGGTACGGCGGATCTGGCGGTGCTGTTCGACAAGCGGCTGTGCCATGCCCGGCTCGACGCGGCGGGGGTGCCGGTGCCGCCGTCACCCACCTCCGGCGGCGTGCTGCCGGTGCGCGGCTGGGACGACGTACGGGCGGTGATGCGGGAACACGGCATGCCGCGTGTCTTCGTGAAGCCGGCTCACGGCTCCTCCGCGTCCGGCGTGCTGGCCGTGGAGTCGGCGGCGGGCGGGCGGATCAGGGCCACCACCCCGGTGGAGGTGGCCTCCGGTCGGCCGCCTGCCTTGCTGCGGCTGCACAACTCCCTGCGGGTCCGGCGCTACACGGACGAGCGGGAGATCGCCGGCATCGTCGACGTGCTCGCGGCCGACGGGCTGCACATCGAGCGCTGGCTGCCGAAGGCGTCCGCCCACGGCAGGTCCGCCGATCTGCGGGTCCTGGTCGTGGCGGGCAGGTCCACTCACGCGGTCGTCCGCACCAGCCGTTTCCCCCTGACCAACCTCCATCTCGGCGGGGCCCGCGGCGATCTGGCGTCGGTCGTGGACGCGGCGGGCGACCGCTGGCGGCAGGCGCTCGACATCTGCGAGCGGGCGGCGGCCTGCTTCCCGGACACCCTGTGTGTCGGTGTGGACCTGCTGCCGGCGATCGGCTGGCGCCGGTTCGCCGTCGGCGAGGTCAACGCCTTCGGCGACCTGCTGCCCCGGCTGACCGGGCTGCCGGGCGGCCCCGCGGACGGCCTGGGCACCTACGCGGCACAGCTCGCGGCCGTACGCGGCGCCCTGTCCCCGCCGCCCTCACACGCCCCGCAGGCAAGGAAAGACCATGCACCCATCTGA
- a CDS encoding STM4013/SEN3800 family hydrolase → MNAVVGRDDLLLLTLDTLRYDVAARLAAEGRLPNLAARLPGGTWERRHAPGSFTYASHQAMFAGFLPTPAAPGPHPRLFAGRFAGSETTEGRTFVFDSPDLVSALAEHGYRTVCVGGVGFFNRQGALGSVLPGLFQESHWEPEFSVASPTSFESQVARAERVVAELPVEQRLFLFLNASALHQPNWFHLPGATREAGDSLVTHAAALEYIDRHVGRLFAAMSSRRRCFAVVCSDHGTAYGEDGYTGHRLGHEAVWTVPYSHFFLEPPA, encoded by the coding sequence ATGAACGCGGTGGTGGGGCGCGACGACCTGCTGCTGCTCACCCTCGACACCCTGCGGTACGACGTGGCCGCACGGCTCGCGGCGGAGGGCCGGCTGCCGAATCTGGCCGCCCGCCTGCCGGGCGGCACCTGGGAGAGGCGGCACGCGCCCGGCAGCTTCACGTACGCCTCGCACCAGGCGATGTTCGCGGGTTTCCTGCCGACGCCGGCGGCACCGGGGCCGCATCCGCGTCTCTTCGCGGGCCGGTTCGCCGGCAGTGAGACGACCGAAGGGCGCACCTTCGTCTTCGACAGCCCCGATCTGGTGTCGGCGCTCGCCGAGCACGGTTATCGCACGGTGTGCGTCGGCGGTGTCGGGTTCTTCAACAGGCAGGGGGCGCTCGGCAGTGTCCTGCCGGGCCTGTTCCAGGAGAGCCACTGGGAGCCGGAGTTCTCCGTGGCGTCACCGACGTCCTTCGAGTCCCAGGTGGCCCGTGCCGAACGAGTCGTGGCAGAACTGCCCGTCGAGCAGCGGCTGTTCCTCTTCCTCAACGCCTCGGCACTGCACCAGCCGAACTGGTTCCATCTGCCGGGCGCCACGCGCGAGGCGGGCGACAGCCTGGTCACGCACGCGGCGGCCCTGGAGTACATCGACCGGCACGTCGGCCGGCTCTTCGCCGCGATGAGTTCGCGCCGCCGCTGCTTCGCCGTGGTCTGCTCCGACCACGGCACCGCGTACGGCGAGGACGGATACACCGGGCACCGCCTCGGCCACGAGGCCGTGTGGACCGTCCCCTACAGCCACTTCTTCCTGGAGCCGCCCGCATGA
- a CDS encoding STM4012 family radical SAM protein gives MTLTETPVRPYQHYVYAYPHKTAYRELPGNPLLADLWAAESRQALSLYAHIPFCEVRCGFCNLFTRIGAPDGLTGRYLDALERQAIAVREALGDAGPARFANAAFGGGTPTYLRAAELERLCDIAERHMGADLRTIPLSVEASPATATGDRLAVLAERGATRLSLGVQSFVEEEARAAVRPQRRSDVEAALARIRDTGIPVLNIDLIYGIDGQTAASWRLSLDAALAWRPEEVYLYPLYVRPLTGLGRGADPEVADRDWDETRLRRYREGRDHLRAQGYEQVSMRMFRRADAPPQGPDDYACQTDGMIGLGCGARSYTSTLHYSFDYAVAMREIRGIIDTYTATEDFSRAVHGREVDEDEARRRHLLQSLLQARGLPVADYRQRFGSDPYADFPVELERLAGRGWLAEAGAGLLKLSAEGLAHSDAVGPGFFSPAVRAAMAEYELR, from the coding sequence ATGACCCTGACGGAGACACCGGTGCGACCGTACCAGCACTACGTGTACGCCTACCCGCACAAGACGGCCTACCGGGAGTTGCCCGGCAACCCGCTCCTCGCCGACCTGTGGGCCGCGGAGTCCAGACAGGCGCTGTCGCTGTACGCGCACATACCGTTCTGCGAGGTGCGCTGCGGCTTCTGCAACCTCTTCACGCGGATCGGTGCGCCGGACGGACTGACCGGCCGCTATCTCGACGCCCTCGAACGGCAGGCGATCGCGGTACGGGAGGCGCTCGGGGACGCGGGGCCGGCGCGGTTCGCGAACGCCGCCTTCGGCGGTGGTACGCCCACCTACCTTCGGGCCGCCGAGCTGGAGCGGCTGTGTGACATCGCCGAGCGGCACATGGGTGCGGACCTGCGGACGATCCCGCTGTCCGTCGAGGCCTCCCCCGCCACGGCGACCGGCGACCGGCTGGCCGTCCTGGCCGAGCGGGGCGCCACGCGGCTGAGCCTCGGCGTGCAGAGCTTCGTGGAGGAGGAGGCGCGTGCGGCCGTACGACCGCAGCGGCGGTCCGATGTGGAGGCGGCGCTGGCGCGAATCCGCGACACCGGCATCCCGGTCCTCAACATCGACCTGATCTACGGCATCGACGGGCAGACGGCGGCCAGTTGGCGGCTGTCCCTGGACGCGGCCCTGGCCTGGCGGCCTGAGGAGGTCTACCTCTATCCGCTGTACGTACGGCCGTTGACGGGCTTGGGACGAGGCGCGGACCCGGAGGTCGCTGACCGCGACTGGGACGAGACGCGGCTGCGCCGCTATCGCGAGGGCCGGGACCACCTGCGCGCGCAGGGCTACGAGCAGGTCTCCATGCGGATGTTCCGCCGCGCGGACGCCCCGCCGCAGGGTCCCGACGACTACGCGTGCCAGACCGACGGCATGATCGGCCTGGGCTGCGGAGCCCGTTCGTACACCTCGACGCTGCACTACTCCTTCGACTACGCGGTCGCCATGCGGGAGATCCGCGGCATCATCGACACCTATACCGCCACCGAGGACTTCAGCCGGGCGGTGCACGGCCGCGAGGTCGACGAGGACGAGGCGCGGCGCCGCCATCTGCTGCAGTCGCTGCTCCAGGCGCGGGGGCTGCCGGTGGCGGACTACCGGCAGCGGTTCGGGTCCGACCCGTACGCGGACTTCCCGGTGGAACTGGAGCGGCTGGCCGGGCGCGGCTGGCTGGCGGAGGCGGGCGCGGGCCTGCTGAAACTCTCCGCCGAGGGGCTCGCCCACTCGGACGCCGTCGGCCCCGGCTTCTTCTCCCCCGCCGTACGGGCCGCGATGGCCGAGTACGAGCTGAGGTGA